Proteins from one Antennarius striatus isolate MH-2024 chromosome 12, ASM4005453v1, whole genome shotgun sequence genomic window:
- the LOC137604998 gene encoding mid1-interacting protein 1-B-like: protein MMRQVQPPQTPNQRNSLFNAMNCFIGAVNNMDQTIMVPSLLRDVPLEEDRVMSSLKSDEAEGDMFSYYQLLKSIRRDIEWGVRCATADERRKENMKITRTNSSGSTCSYSSTCSYSSFSSEEDLEEEEDLEKLFQYHLTGLQGVLSKLTQQANFLTKRYKKEIGIGGWGQ, encoded by the coding sequence ATGATGAGGCAGGTGCAGCCCCCACAAACCCCCAACCAGAGAAACTCCCTCTTCAACGCCATGAATTGTTTCATTGGGGCGGTCAACAACATGGACCAGACCATCATGGTACCGAGCCTGCTTCGGGACGTCCCGCTGGAGGAGGACAGGGTGATGAGCTCTCTGAAATCGGACGAGGCCGAGGGGGACATGTTCAGCTACTACCAGCTGCTCAAGTCCATCCGCAGGGACATCGAGTGGGGCGTCAGGTGCGCGACCGCCGACGAGAGGCGGAAGGAGAACATGAAGATCACCAGGACCAACTCCTCCGGCTCCACCTGCTCGTATTCGTCCACTTGCTCTTATTCGTCGTTTTCCTCCGAAGAGGatttggaggaggaagaggatttgGAGAAACTCTTCCAGTATCACTTGACAGGGCTGCAGGGCGTTCTGTCCAAACTCACACAGCAGGCGAACTTCCTCACCAAGCGCTACAAGAAGGAGATTGGAATCGGAGGATGGGGGCAGTGA